The Haloarcula laminariae genomic sequence GGCCGTTGTCTTGCGGTTTGGTCACCCTACTGCCCGCGTATGCGGTGACAGCCAGGGCCGTCAGGCCCCGGTTGGTACAGCGGGGAAACGGCCGCGGGACCCCGTCCGGCAGTTCTTTAATCGTGGCCGGTAGTATGGGAAATAGAGGTCTATCACTATGGAAATCTCGGACGAACTGCTGTGTCTGTTCAGTGCTGACGTGACTGTCGAGGACGACCGGTATCTCGTCGAGGTGCCGCGGCGCGAGGTCGAGACGGGCGCCGTCGAGGCAGGCGGGACATACCGGGTCGCTCTTATCTCCGCGGATATCGACGACGAGGCAGACGAGAGCGCCGAGACCGAGACGCCGCCGGACCAGCCACAGCCGCCGGTCGAACCGGGCGAGACCCGCTACGTCGAGATAGAGGACATCGGCAAGCAGGGCGACGGCATCGCCCGCGTCGAGCGGGGGTACGTCATCATCGTCCCCGGGGCCGACATCGGCGAGCGCGTGAAAATCGAAGTGACGGAAGTGAAGTCCAACTTCGCCGTCGGCGAGATAATCGACGAGGACCTGTAGCGGGTCAGACGGTCCCGTCCCGACCGCCGGCCACAGCAGTGGCTGTCATCGCATTTCGCGACTCGCAATGGCTCTCGCCCGCTCACAGCTCGGTGCCGTCGGGCCGCTTCTGTCCCTCGGAGTCGTGGACGACGACGCCCTCGACGTCTGTCGGCTCGTAGTTCTCCCTGACGCCTATCGCCTCCTGTAGTTCTCTGACCGCCCGCTCTTTCAGCGCCGCGGCCAGGTCCTCGGCGTCGTCCCGGGAGACGTCCCGGCCTAATCCCTCACACTCGTGGGCGCGAACCATCCCCTCGCTGTCGACCGCCTCGCCCATCGGCTGGCTGGTCCCGCCAAGCGCGACGGAGAAGGGATACGTCTCACAGATGAGCGGCCGGTCCTCGTGGACGGTACAGGCCCCGGTGCCGTCGGTTTCCTCGTAGAACGTGCAGTCGCCGCAGGCGTCGGTCTGGAGCGCCCACTCGAAGGTCTCGCCCTGAGGGCCGTCGGGTGTCGCCTCTATCCCGTAAGGCATCGGCCGGGCCACGTCGCGGAAGTCGTAGTCGCCGGCTTCCTGGAGGCGGCGAATCTCGTCGGGGAAGACGGTGGCCGTGTGTGGCTCGGGGTCGCTCTCATCGGTCGACGACCCGTCCCCACACCCGTCCTCGCTCTTACAGCAGGCCCCACAGCGCGTACACTCGAAGCCGATGGCCTCGATGGCGTCCGCGAGCTCGCCCACGTCCAGCTCGCGGGCGCGGTCGAGTTCGGTTTCGAGCGAGTCCATACCCGTTCCAGAGCGCGGACGGACAAAAGGCGTGTGTCACGCCCGGCGGCCGCCGGGCTCCGCCCGCTCGCCGTCCCACTGGACCGCGCCCTCGACAGCGAGTTTCTCCAGGTGGGCGACGACCGTGGCCAGCGCGAGGTCCCGCACGCCGGTCAGGTCCTTCTCGTAGGCCCGGTCGAGAACCCCGTCCGCCGTCGCGGCGCCCGACTCGACGGCCGCCAGGACCCGCTCCTCGCGGCGGTAGCGATGGTCGAGCAGCCGTCGGCAAACGGCCCGGGGGGCGTCGATGGTCGGGCCGTGGCCGGGGTAGAGCCGCGTCGGGTCCCGTGCGTGGAGCCGGCGTAGCGACGAGCAGTAGGCCCGCATATCGCCCTCTGGGGCGCCCACGACGACGCTCCCCTCGGCGACGGCCACGTCGCCGCTGACGACGCCGTCGGCGGCGGCAAAGCCCACGTGTTCGGGCGCGTGACCCGGCAGGTCCACTACCTCGACACCGCCGTCGGCCGGGACCGTCGTCCCGTCGGCGAACGTCCGGTCCGGCGCGACGCCGGTGGCGGCTTCGAACGAATCAGTGCGACCGCGCCGGGCCCAGACTGTCGCGCCGGTCTCGCGGGCGTAGTCGGCGACGGCGCCGACGTGGTCCGGGTGGTGGTGGGTGACGGCGACGTGGGCGATATCGGCGGCCGCGACGGCGTCGTCGAGGG encodes the following:
- a CDS encoding TRAM domain-containing protein — protein: MEISDELLCLFSADVTVEDDRYLVEVPRREVETGAVEAGGTYRVALISADIDDEADESAETETPPDQPQPPVEPGETRYVEIEDIGKQGDGIARVERGYVIIVPGADIGERVKIEVTEVKSNFAVGEIIDEDL
- a CDS encoding YkgJ family cysteine cluster protein; translation: MDSLETELDRARELDVGELADAIEAIGFECTRCGACCKSEDGCGDGSSTDESDPEPHTATVFPDEIRRLQEAGDYDFRDVARPMPYGIEATPDGPQGETFEWALQTDACGDCTFYEETDGTGACTVHEDRPLICETYPFSVALGGTSQPMGEAVDSEGMVRAHECEGLGRDVSRDDAEDLAAALKERAVRELQEAIGVRENYEPTDVEGVVVHDSEGQKRPDGTEL
- a CDS encoding MBL fold metallo-hydrolase, whose product is MDWRRIDVPVESRAPTGETAAYLSAGPDAVLVDPAGRTAALDDAVAAADIAHVAVTHHHPDHVGAVADYARETGATVWARRGRTDSFEAATGVAPDRTFADGTTVPADGGVEVVDLPGHAPEHVGFAAADGVVSGDVAVAEGSVVVGAPEGDMRAYCSSLRRLHARDPTRLYPGHGPTIDAPRAVCRRLLDHRYRREERVLAAVESGAATADGVLDRAYEKDLTGVRDLALATVVAHLEKLAVEGAVQWDGERAEPGGRRA